The DNA window TGGGCTTTGGGCCGTCAACAATGACGACGTATACAAAGCGATAGATATGTGATTGGATTTTTCAATGGAATGACAAAGGTGTAGGCTGGGTCTATCCTGTCCTTGGTCTTGTGGAACAGAATGTTTAGGTTGGGTTGGGACTAGGTATAGTAGGTAGATTAGTTATATGGAATTGCCATCAAGAAATTGACGGTGAAGTGAAGGATGGAGCTGGAGGTCAGAGCAAGAGCCGCCCCCATCGACTGTTTCCgtctgattgattgattgacgAATGGATCCCTGCAATACGCCCAAGGTCAAAGATCCAATGATGAAACAGAAACAAGTATTAGTAGTACATACAGTGCTTTTCTTCAGTACTTTCTAAGGTACATAGCGACAAATAGTGGCGTTTGCTTAGCATTTTATCAGTTGTGATGAAGTGACAGGAACTGTcacacaacaacaacaatcaaAGATACCACATGCAACGCCGTGAGACAGCATTGTTGTCCCGCAGGCACTAGAGAGGCCCGCACATTGGTGATCAAGCTCGGCTCGGGGGGTCAGAAAAACATGAGACCCGCCTCCACCAAAATTCGCTGTTAAACCACTGGTTCACGTCTCATGTTTTCTGACACCTCCTAGCTCGGGCAGCCCAAAAATAAAACATTACAGCCCAAGGAACGGGGTATAGCGTCATCTGTTCAGCCATTCGGCTTCTGGGTTGAGGAACCTGACACGTCCTTACCTACGCCGCTAATCCGCTCATGGTCCATGCCTTCAAAGGACCCTGAGGAGCGCTAATGCTGCACTGTATCCAATGGAAACAGTGGAGTGTTTTGGGCGTTTCGCCTGTTGACAATGCGACAAAACATCCATCTGAACCTGAGCGGCGGTCACCTGGAATCTGATTCTTTCTTTAATGGGTATTTTGGTCGACGAATAAGGGGCTATTCTGGTTTTGGAGAGATTCCGTACCTACTAGTCTAGTaggctagtgggtagcagaaaaaatgacctcctaagtcttaggttacaaaaataagtagtctaagagctatagtctaaagagcataaagtggcctactaatttcgtcttttgggattacagcggccaatttttcggATACCCTGAGGGTAGGTTGGGATTGCGAGTGAGAGTTGGTATGGTTGAGAGTTTGACCAATATATCACAAATTTTGAACAAATATACTGTAATGATTCGACGTAGTCATTTTTTGTCTGCCTTTCTATTCATGTTCAGGTCACAAGGGGCAAACCTTCCAACTGCATCCTCGAACAGCGACATACATCCCACTCCAGGATAGAGCGTGATGGTCTCAACGTTCTAGGCTAAGAGTGAAAACAGATTTCGGTGACGCAGTGTTCTTATTCTGATCTCTGAAATGATTACCTAGACATGCCAAGGTCGAAGTATCCTGATAGTACCGTTCTTTTCCTGTGGTGGTAAGTAAGCATACTATCTGAATCATAATGTTGTTCTAGaacaaaaagagaagaaccCCGAGTTACTGGTTTACTGGTTTACTGGTTTACTGGCGTAAATGGTTAGCTCACCACCGTTCAGGTCTCAGACGGCGCTGCTTAAGTAAAATGCAATCCGATCAGACCTTCTTACTGTCTCCTAGTTGGGGCCTCGATGAATGAGGATATAGTTACAAGTGGTTGCACACGGTTGCTGAAGAACTTATCCGTTGTCTAATAAAATAAGCCCGTCGATTTCACAAAATGCTGAAAATGTCATGTGTTTGTTTCTTGTGCCTCGTTGGAGACCGATTTTGAACGAGGTGGCTCACGAAGCTATGAAGACAGTAGCACTGCATTGCATTTCGCCAGCTGCGGCGGTGTAGACTGAGCTTCATAGTGCATCATGTGAGATAAGTGTTAGTTATCAGTATTGATATCCGTATCTCTGTCTTCCTGTGTTCTGCCACCATCTGACTCACGAGGAATGACCAGCATCCCCGCAGCGATTGGACAATAGCCTGTGACACAAACCCCGTCAAAGGAGCCATAGGCAAGGGCCCTGGCGCCAAAGCCTGAAGAGATCAACAACACGAGTTCCTTGCCTGGGGCATCTGGAAATTAATCAAACAATTCCTGACTCTCGTAACGTGTATGACTGTGCAACGAAGGACGAGGAAGTCGCGTAGAGGGTGATGAGAGTAGCTCCTCTACCATTTAGATACCATATTGTCTTTCCGCAGACCGTCAAAAGCCACCTATCGCAACATGCGACTTTGGCGTTCTACCTTGGGTCTTAGCCCACGCGCCCACCAGTGGCGCCGTTGGGTTTCAAGTCGGTATATCAACGGGCTGCATCTCCCCAGTTTTCAGACTCGTTTCGCTTGGCTTGGTCTTGGCTCAAGTTGCAGATGAACCTCATCTGGTTGGCTTAAGATCTCGTCGGACCGTCAATCACGATTCAGCAATACGTACAATTACCAAACTGACCCATCTGGGGTCAAGGAGGGTGAACCATTGCACACTAACATCTGTCTATAAAGAATGTCCCTTTTGCCTAGCAAGGGGCTCAGACCGGCTAAAGACAGTTCCCTGTTACCCTGATCCGTTAATCAGACTTGCCAGATAAAGCAAACCGCTGGTGTTTGGTTAGTAGAAAGAAGGGAAGAAGGGTTCAAGTACGATTACTGTGATCATACTCTGTTGTGCTAAAGAAGAGTTGACGTCTAAACAACTGCAGCATTCTTTATAAGTGATTCATCAAATGCATCATCAAATCAACAAAGACGAATGGTACATGGTTAGGTAGCAACGAAGAAGAACTAATTGCTAGCCACGGTCTGTGCTCGCTGATCACTAAAAATTGtgtgattgatgatgagatcGGTTAGGCTGGCTGTCTGGTATTTGTGCGAATCCAAAAGCAAGCTATCTTGATCAAGTTGCATGGAGAGAGACCCTGCAGAACGAGAAAGGATTAACTACAGATGATTTAATTTAGACCAGGTAACAGCTGCATAATGATTGATCTAACTTAACTATGCCTATAATTCCTcgtatatataatagataCCTACCACTAACCTGCCTACCCAGTAGGTACCTGGTGCTCGATGCCTGGTCTCTGACCTTTTGTCAGGTATACCTAATAAGATAACCACCAAAAAATGGGTAGATGTCTGTAATCTGTGGAGAGAGAAGACTCTTCGAGCCTTGCCTTCCAGCTGTTTACTGCTACTGCATAGGTAGCCTGTCTACCTCCTTACCTTAGTAGCTACTGTACCTGCCTCCCCCGCCCTTTCTCTATGCctgcctaggtaggtaggtatgatACCGGGGCTGTTAAACTGTCGTCTTCCTATTCCCCTTTGCGCTTTCCGTTTTCATGCATATCATCCTCTTTTTCGCCGCAAGTCCTCGAACCAAACCTTGGTTCTCTAGATACCTAGATAGTAGGTTCTAACCTAATCTATTCAACCAACAAATAGCTACTTCAACATTGTCCATCTCCATCGTTGATAGCATTACGACTACCATAGGCAACAACACTTATTGTCGCATGTGATTggttctccttcttcttatttGACTGCCTGGGCCTTTTTTCAACGCTCCTCAGTTGCCTGTCAACCTTGACGCATTCGTTACAAGCACCCCAATATTCTGTAATCAACGATAAAATACTCCCGCTGCCAGGCACACTACCTACCTCCTGACGGCCGATTGACGAGCCTGAGACCCCAATACCAAACCTACTCTAAATTGAGGTACGAGTGGGCCTCTCTGGTTGGCTCAGCGCCAGATGACGGCCTCCCCTGTCCCGCCCTGAGCCCCGCGCTACCACTTTTCGTACCGGCGCTATTTTACCTGCTGGCTGCAGCAGCTCGCTGTCACGGTGTCACGGTGTCGCCTGTCGTGGTGTGCCCCCCCAGCGTGCGTGCGCTCGTTCGTTCGTTGCTCCAGTCCATCTTAAAAGATCCAGACAGCTCCAGTAACCTGGGGCCCGTCGCAACTGTATTCGTTCCTCGACCTTCGACCTTCGTTGCCCTTTTTGATCAACTTCGACCATGGGCATCGTCAGTAGCAAGCCCGACGAAGGGCCTGCTCTTTACTTGAGAGACCAGAACCGATGTATGTTGTTGCACTGTCACTTCCCCGCCTTTCCCTTGCCTCTCGCTGGACTCTTGCACTGAGGTTGTGGCTTATTACTCTAACTGACCGACTCTGTTATCTAGTGAGCATATCCTCCTTGGTGGTCACAAATCCGCGAAAGCGCACTTCCGTGAACGTTGTTCCCAATGCATTTCCTGCTACTAGAGTGTCGGTTCAGAAACCGCTCAGCGACACATCTCCTATAGAATTCGTTCAGGTAAGTTGCGCCGGTTTGCGACCTTTGTTTGAAGTCTCGACTGACCCAAGTACAGGATCCCGATACTTCGAACGCAACGGCAGCACCGAATTTCCTCGTGAAGCTCAGTAATGACGACGAGCTTATATTTTCCTTCACATTTGTCATGCGTCAGGCACAGCTTGCGCAACCAACATCACCTTCCGACTCAGCACCTACCGCAGTCGATACGAGCATATCAGGACTTACCTATGTCTACGCCTCAAATCTCAAAGAAGTCGAGAACTTGGTGACCAGAGAGTTCCATGCAGACCCGAACCTTCACAGAAACGCCAATGTCGCACTGGTTGGCGATTATTCAACAGGAGGGAGCCCATCAGTATCATTTGAATGGACCTGGAAATGGAAGCCCCCGAAGCCGACAGAGGACAAGGGCGGTGGCTGGAGAAACTCGTGCAGCGTATTTTACCATCCCTCTCTCATTGCGAGCTTTTGCTAATCCGGTACCAGTTTGTCGAATATGACCCTCGCGCGCATCGACTGCACACATTGGCCAGTTTCTCTTACTTCGTTGCAGGTAACAAACCTCAAGGGAACGTTTATGCCTCACCCGCTCATGCTTTTTCAGGCACGCCGGCATCTTTGAGCCACCCGAGCTCACCATCACCTCCTTTCCTTCTGGCGTCTCCGCCCAAAATTCGTGTCGCGTCGTCCCAATCAGTTGACTCTCGCATGACTGTTCCCGATGTGATTGACGAGCCCGTTTCACCTCTAGTTCCCTCGGCCGAGATGCCTCTTACACCCGGACTACCCTACCTCAAAGAAGCTGTTAAAGTGGATGTGGCTTGTCCTAAACCAGGCGAGGAGTCCATGGTTAGTGACGATGGCCCTGTGTTCAGAGCTACTCTTAAGGCCTTGGAGCAAAAGACAGGCAATATGAGGacacagatgaagaaggttTTAAAGAAAGCAGAACATGCGCACTCTTGCCAGAACGAAGCCAACGatgccttccttgcctttgtCGATGCGCTACGAGAAGCGGCGTCGACCAATGCCAACGCAGTGCAGCCAGCTTTGGAACATTATTTCGATAAAATTGCCCGAGAAATCTTATCCTACGAGCGCCAAAATACTTACAACCTCCAGAAGATTATTATTGAGCCTGTAACCAAGTTATATCAGGTTGACATCAAACAAGCCGAATCGAAAAAACGAGACTTTGAGGAAGAAAGCAAGGATTATTACGCATACGTATCGCGCTATCTGGGACAGCGACAGGATTCAGTTAAGGCTAAGAAACTTGCGGAAGCCGATTCTAAGTACCAAAACAAACGGCGCAACTTCGAACTAAAACGATTCGACTATTCAAGTTTCATGCAAGATCTCCACGGCGGTCGCAAGGAACAAGAGGTTCTATCCCAGCTTACGAAATTTGCCGACTATCAAACACGGGGTTTCATGGCAACTGCAAAGAAGATCGAGGTCCTTCTTCCACAGCTAGAGGCTCTGTCTAACGAGGTTCAAGAAGCCGATAAGGAGTACCAGTATCAACGACGTGAGCGCGAGGAGAAGAGACGGCTTCTCGAGAAGAGTAACACGCCTTATAAGGAACCGGACCAAGGTAGCACTGCTAGCAACATGCCTATTTCCTCTGCCAGTAATGGTAATACGGGCAACACATCGGATTCTGATCTAGGCCGTGCCGACAGCACAGGATCCCAGTTGAATACTGGAACAGTGGGTATTCCATCCGGTGTCGAGTTGTCTAGGTCTCCTGGCAGCCTTGGCCAGTCATCCGTTGGAAGCCCAGTAGCGGTTTCCAAGTTTAAGGGCATCCGGGATCTCGAAGAGCGAGACAACGGGCCATCTGTTGTCACCCACCGTAAAGAAGGACTTTTGTGGGCGCTCAACAGACCTGGAGGACATGTCGACCCGCGAAACCTGAATAAACAAGGCTGGCATAAGTGAGtttattttcttctttctgaaGGAGCCTCTCGTTGACGTGATTTCCAGGTTCTGGATTGTACTGGACCAAGGCAAACTATCTGAATACAGCAACTGGAAGCAGAGGCTTGATCTTCATATGGACCCCATAGATCTTCGCATGGCATCCGTCAGAGAAGCTCGCAATGCGGAACGCCGGTTTTGTTTTGAAGTAATCACTCCCAGTTTCAAGAGGGTATACCAGGCAACATCTGAAGAAGACATGAACAGCTGGATTATGCACATTAATAATGCTTTGCAGAGCGCGATGGAGGGCCGCAGTTACCAGGGAAAGCCAACATCATCAAACGGTGATTCCTCTATGAGGAGGGACATTGGCTCTGTCCTTACAGGAAAGACACAATCTCTGAGCCATGGTAACCATCACAGTACTTCTAACAGTGGTATACCAAGTCGAAGGATAACAGTTGGCGCACGACCAAGCGCTATCAGGACATCCAGCTCAGGCTATGACGAAAACCCCGATCGAGTGCTTCAAATGGTCAGAGACAATGATCAAGGCAACATGTGGTGCGCCGACTGCGGCTCTGGTTCCAAGGTTGAATGGGTGTCCATCAACTTGGGCATCATCCTTTGCATCGAATGCAGTGGCATCCACCGGTCGCTTGGTACTCACATCAGCAAGGTGCGGTCTCTAACGCTGGACATAAAGTCTTTCACTATTGATATTGTCGAGCTTCTACTGTTGATTGGGAACCGAGTATCAAACATGATTTGGGAGGCAAAGCTTGATCAGTCGCTGAGACCGACAGGCCAGGCCAGTCGTGAACAGCGTCTTCGATTTATCACATCAAAATACGTGGACAGAGCATTTGTTGAACCCATTTCGCCAACTTTGTCGCGATATGGCACGGCAGATGAGACCTTGCTGGCTGGCATTAAGAAGAACGAGATACAGCAGGTGCTCTATGCGCTGGCGCTCAAGGCGAACCCAAATACAGTTGATAAGATGAGAGGTACGCATGCTGTATGGCTTGCTCTGGCTGCAGCAGACCCGGCAGCACCGTCACCAACACCGCCGCACACAGCATCCGACTCGGAGGCGAAAGCCGTACCATTTCCAGTAGCCGAGTTGTTGGTTCAGAACGGGGCTGAAATTCCTGGAACAATGCCAGCATTCCCCCTAGGCCGTTACGCGCAGCTCTACGTAGAGCAGAAGCGTGGGCGTACGCTCGTAGGAGGGGGATCAAGCGATGCAGTGCCCTCGCTGCCTGCTAACATGAGCCCAGCGGAGAAACTTCAGCGCGAGAAAGAAGCTCGACTTCAGAAGCGAGTTAGTACAGGAGGCAGGCTGGCCAGAACTGCGATCCCCGAGAGATAGGAACCCAGATCCTGGGAACAACTGGCAGGCCTGGGTTCCTGCTATTCTCTCTATCATCTTTCCCGATCAcacaaacaaaacaaacatgGTGTCTGCTTGTAATGACTTTGTTTAATGGACGACGAATTCTCTTTGGTAAGGAAGGATGGCAGGCATTTTGATAAAAGACATGGCTGGGCGCAAAGGAGTTGACCGGCGTTGACAACAATGCTTATTACACTACGAGGCTGGAAAGGTCAACCTGGAGACTCCACGGAGTCTAGAGGACAACAtgaaagaggagaaggatTCGAGCATATTTTATGTATCTTTGGATGTTTGAAGGAAGCACAGTGGCATACATGTCTTTCTAATAGCAGTATTATGGCACGTAGGCCGGGTCGTTGGCTATCGGCAGTTCCTGTTAATTACTTTACACCTACTTATCATGAGAAAGACTTGGCCATGCATGGCATGATATTGAATAATGGTAATAATGTCAAGTCGAAATTGTGTTTTATTATAAATGCTGTGTTCACCCTGATCAGTCTCGCTGATTCATAATTTTCTAACAAATGCGTCAAATAAATAGCCAACCGTCAATTGCCCGTCGCAAGATGGAATGAAGAGCTGACAAAGTTATAGAAGCCATTGCTGTTATAGAGCGCGTGACGCTGGCAGGCGAGAGAGACTCAGAAGCGGCGTGACTCGGGATCGACAGGTGATGAGATGAAGGTACAGAATTTAGTGCACGGGGTTGATATTATGTACAAGGAGAATCCACAGCGTAGGCTGTATGTGACGATACTGCACGCCGAAAAAGTCACCATACTTTGAGG is part of the Fusarium poae strain DAOMC 252244 chromosome 4, whole genome shotgun sequence genome and encodes:
- a CDS encoding hypothetical protein (BUSCO:3521at5125): MGIVSSKPDEGPALYLRDQNRLSISSLVVTNPRKRTSVNVVPNAFPATRVSVQKPLSDTSPIEFVQDPDTSNATAAPNFLVKLSNDDELIFSFTFVMRQAQLAQPTSPSDSAPTAVDTSISGLTYVYASNLKEVENLVTREFHADPNLHRNANVALVGDYSTGGSPSVSFEWTWKWKPPKPTEDKGGGWRNSCSFVEYDPRAHRLHTLASFSYFVAGTPASLSHPSSPSPPFLLASPPKIRVASSQSVDSRMTVPDVIDEPVSPLVPSAEMPLTPGLPYLKEAVKVDVACPKPGEESMVSDDGPVFRATLKALEQKTGNMRTQMKKVLKKAEHAHSCQNEANDAFLAFVDALREAASTNANAVQPALEHYFDKIAREILSYERQNTYNLQKIIIEPVTKLYQVDIKQAESKKRDFEEESKDYYAYVSRYLGQRQDSVKAKKLAEADSKYQNKRRNFELKRFDYSSFMQDLHGGRKEQEVLSQLTKFADYQTRGFMATAKKIEVLLPQLEALSNEVQEADKEYQYQRREREEKRRLLEKSNTPYKEPDQGSTASNMPISSASNGNTGNTSDSDLGRADSTGSQLNTGTVGIPSGVELSRSPGSLGQSSVGSPVAVSKFKGIRDLEERDNGPSVVTHRKEGLLWALNRPGGHVDPRNLNKQGWHKFWIVLDQGKLSEYSNWKQRLDLHMDPIDLRMASVREARNAERRFCFEVITPSFKRVYQATSEEDMNSWIMHINNALQSAMEGRSYQGKPTSSNGDSSMRRDIGSVLTGKTQSLSHGNHHSTSNSGIPSRRITVGARPSAIRTSSSGYDENPDRVLQMVRDNDQGNMWCADCGSGSKVEWVSINLGIILCIECSGIHRSLGTHISKVRSLTLDIKSFTIDIVELLLLIGNRVSNMIWEAKLDQSLRPTGQASREQRLRFITSKYVDRAFVEPISPTLSRYGTADETLLAGIKKNEIQQVLYALALKANPNTVDKMRGTHAVWLALAAADPAAPSPTPPHTASDSEAKAVPFPVAELLVQNGAEIPGTMPAFPLGRYAQLYVEQKRGRTLVGGGSSDAVPSLPANMSPAEKLQREKEARLQKRVSTGGRLARTAIPER